One genomic window of Citrobacter sp. Marseille-Q6884 includes the following:
- the rpsM gene encoding 30S ribosomal protein S13, with protein sequence MARIAGINIPDQKHAVIALTSIYGVGKTRSKAILAAAGIAEDVKISELSEEQIDTLRDEVAKFVVEGDLRREVSMSIKRLMDLGCYRGLRHRRGLPVRGQRTKTNARTRKGPRKPIKK encoded by the coding sequence GTGGCCCGTATAGCAGGCATTAACATTCCTGATCAGAAACATGCTGTGATCGCATTAACTTCGATCTACGGCGTCGGCAAGACCCGTTCTAAAGCCATTCTGGCTGCAGCGGGTATCGCTGAAGATGTTAAGATCAGTGAGCTGTCTGAAGAACAAATCGACACGCTGCGTGACGAAGTTGCCAAATTTGTCGTTGAAGGTGATCTGCGCCGTGAAGTTAGCATGAGCATCAAGCGCCTTATGGACCTTGGTTGCTATCGCGGTTTGCGTCATCGTCGTGGTCTCCCGGTTCGCGGTCAGCGTACCAAGACCAACGCACGTACCCGTAAGGGTCCGCGCAAACCGATCAAGAAATAA
- the rpsN gene encoding 30S ribosomal protein S14 — protein sequence MAKQSMKAREVKRVALADKYFAKRAELKAIISDVNATDEDRWNAVLKLQSLPRDSSPSRQRNRCRQTGRPHGYVGKFGLSRIKLREAAMRGEVPGLKKASW from the coding sequence ATGGCTAAGCAATCAATGAAAGCACGCGAAGTAAAGCGCGTAGCTTTAGCTGATAAGTACTTCGCAAAACGCGCTGAACTGAAAGCTATCATCTCTGATGTGAACGCGACCGACGAAGATCGTTGGAACGCAGTTCTGAAGCTGCAGTCTCTGCCGCGTGATTCCAGCCCGTCCCGTCAGCGTAACCGCTGCCGTCAAACAGGTCGTCCGCATGGCTATGTGGGCAAGTTCGGGTTGAGCCGTATCAAACTGCGTGAAGCCGCCATGCGCGGTGAAGTACCAGGCTTGAAAAAGGCTAGCTGGTAA
- the rplE gene encoding 50S ribosomal protein L5, with protein MAKLHDYYKDEVVAKLMTEFNYNSVMQVPRVEKITLNMGVGEAIADKKLLDNAAADLTAISGQKPLITKARKSVAGFKIRQGYPIGCKVTLRGERMWEFFERLITIAVPRIRDFRGLSAKSFDGRGNYSMGVREQIIFPEIDYDKVDRVRGLDITITTTAKSDEEGRALLAAFDFPFRK; from the coding sequence ATGGCGAAACTGCATGATTACTACAAAGACGAAGTAGTCGCTAAACTCATGACTGAGTTTAACTACAATTCTGTCATGCAAGTCCCTCGGGTCGAGAAGATCACCCTGAACATGGGTGTTGGTGAAGCGATCGCTGACAAGAAACTGCTGGATAACGCAGCAGCTGATCTGACAGCAATCTCCGGTCAAAAACCGCTGATCACCAAAGCACGCAAATCAGTTGCAGGCTTCAAAATCCGTCAGGGCTATCCGATCGGCTGTAAAGTAACTCTGCGTGGCGAACGCATGTGGGAGTTCTTTGAGCGTCTGATCACTATTGCTGTTCCACGTATCCGTGACTTCCGTGGCTTGTCCGCTAAGTCTTTCGACGGTCGTGGTAACTACAGCATGGGTGTCCGTGAGCAGATCATCTTCCCAGAAATCGACTACGATAAAGTCGACCGCGTGCGTGGTTTGGATATTACCATTACCACTACTGCGAAATCTGATGAAGAAGGCCGTGCTCTGCTGGCTGCCTTTGACTTCCCGTTCCGCAAGTAA
- the rpsH gene encoding 30S ribosomal protein S8: MSMQDPIADMLTRIRNGQTANKAAVTMPSSKLKVAIANVLKEEGFIEDFKVEGDTKPELELTLKYFQGKAVVESIQRVSRPGLRIYKRKDELPKVMAGMGIAVVSTSKGVMTDRAARQAGLGGEIICYVA; the protein is encoded by the coding sequence ATGAGCATGCAAGATCCGATCGCGGATATGCTGACCCGTATCCGTAACGGTCAGACCGCGAATAAAGCTGCGGTCACCATGCCTTCCTCCAAGCTGAAAGTGGCAATTGCCAACGTGCTGAAGGAAGAAGGTTTTATTGAAGATTTTAAAGTTGAAGGCGACACCAAGCCGGAACTGGAACTTACTCTTAAGTATTTCCAGGGTAAAGCTGTTGTAGAAAGCATTCAGCGTGTCAGTCGCCCAGGTCTGCGCATTTATAAGCGTAAAGACGAGCTGCCGAAAGTTATGGCTGGCATGGGTATCGCAGTTGTTTCTACCTCTAAAGGTGTTATGACTGATCGTGCAGCGCGCCAGGCTGGTCTTGGTGGCGAAATTATCTGCTACGTAGCCTAA
- the secY gene encoding preprotein translocase subunit SecY, which yields MAKQPGLDFQSAKGGLGELKRRLLFVIGALIVFRIGSFIPIPGIDAAVLAKLLEQQRGTIIEMFNMFSGGALSRASIFALGIMPYISASIIIQLLTVVHPTLAEIKKEGESGRRKISQYTRYGTLVLAIFQSIGIATGLPNMPGMQGLVMNPGFAFYFTAVVSLVTGTMFLMWLGEQITERGIGNGISIIIFAGIVAGLPPAIAHTIEQARQGDLHFLVLLLVAVLVFAVTFFVVFVERGQRRIVVNYAKRQQGRRVYAAQSTHLPLKVNMAGVIPAIFASSIILFPATIASWFGGGTGWNWLTTISLYLQPGQPLYVLLYASAIIFFCFFYTALVFNPRETADNLKKSGAFVPGIRPGEQTAKYIDKVMTRLTLVGALYITFICLIPEFMRDAMKVPFYFGGTSLLIVVVVIMDFMAQVQTLMMSSQYESALKKANLKGYGR from the coding sequence ATGGCTAAACAACCGGGATTAGATTTTCAAAGTGCCAAAGGTGGCTTAGGCGAGCTGAAACGCAGACTGCTGTTTGTAATCGGCGCGCTGATTGTGTTCCGTATTGGCTCTTTCATTCCGATCCCTGGTATTGATGCCGCTGTACTTGCCAAACTGCTTGAGCAACAGCGAGGCACCATCATTGAAATGTTTAACATGTTCTCTGGTGGTGCTCTCAGCCGTGCTTCTATCTTTGCTCTGGGGATCATGCCGTATATTTCGGCGTCGATCATAATCCAGCTGCTGACGGTGGTTCATCCAACGTTGGCCGAAATTAAGAAAGAAGGGGAGTCTGGTCGTCGTAAGATCAGCCAGTACACCCGCTACGGTACTCTGGTGCTGGCGATATTCCAGTCGATCGGTATTGCTACCGGTTTGCCGAATATGCCTGGTATGCAGGGCCTGGTGATGAACCCAGGCTTTGCATTCTATTTCACCGCTGTTGTAAGTCTGGTTACAGGGACTATGTTCCTGATGTGGTTGGGCGAACAGATTACTGAACGTGGTATCGGCAACGGTATCTCAATCATTATCTTCGCCGGTATCGTCGCGGGACTCCCGCCAGCCATTGCCCATACTATCGAGCAAGCGCGTCAAGGCGACCTGCACTTCCTCGTGTTGCTGTTGGTTGCAGTATTAGTATTTGCAGTGACGTTCTTTGTTGTATTTGTTGAGCGTGGTCAACGCCGCATTGTGGTAAACTACGCGAAACGTCAGCAGGGTCGTCGTGTCTATGCTGCACAGAGCACACATTTACCGCTGAAAGTGAATATGGCGGGGGTAATCCCGGCAATCTTCGCTTCCAGTATTATTCTGTTCCCGGCGACCATCGCGTCATGGTTCGGGGGCGGGACTGGTTGGAACTGGCTGACAACAATTTCGCTGTATTTGCAGCCTGGGCAACCGCTTTATGTGTTACTCTATGCGTCTGCAATCATCTTCTTCTGTTTCTTCTACACGGCGTTGGTTTTCAACCCGCGTGAAACAGCAGATAACCTGAAGAAGTCCGGTGCATTTGTACCAGGAATTCGTCCGGGAGAGCAAACGGCGAAGTATATCGATAAAGTAATGACCCGCCTGACCTTGGTTGGTGCGCTGTATATTACCTTTATCTGCCTGATCCCGGAGTTCATGCGTGATGCAATGAAAGTACCGTTCTACTTCGGTGGGACCTCACTGCTTATCGTTGTTGTCGTGATTATGGACTTTATGGCTCAAGTGCAAACTCTGATGATGTCAAGTCAGTACGAGTCTGCATTGAAGAAGGCGAACCTGAAAGGCTACGGTCGTTAA
- the rpsQ gene encoding 30S ribosomal protein S17, whose protein sequence is MTDKIRTLQGRVVSDKMEKSIVVAIERFVKHPIYGKFIKRTTKLHVHDENNECGTGDVVEIRECRPLSKTKSWTLVRVVEKAVL, encoded by the coding sequence ATGACCGATAAAATCCGTACTCTGCAAGGTCGCGTTGTTAGCGACAAAATGGAGAAATCCATTGTTGTTGCTATCGAACGTTTTGTGAAACACCCGATCTACGGTAAATTCATTAAGCGTACGACCAAACTGCACGTACATGACGAGAACAACGAATGCGGTACTGGTGACGTGGTTGAAATCCGCGAATGCCGTCCGCTGTCCAAGACTAAGTCCTGGACGCTGGTTCGCGTTGTAGAGAAAGCTGTTCTGTAA
- the rplP gene encoding 50S ribosomal protein L16, which yields MLQPKRTKFRKMHKGRNRGLAAGADVSFGSFGLKAVGRGRLTARQIEAARRAMTRAVKRQGKIWIRVFPDKPITEKPLAVRMGKGKGNVEYWVALIQPGKVLYEMDGVPEELAREAFKLAAAKLPIKTTFVTKTVM from the coding sequence ATGTTACAACCAAAGCGTACAAAATTCCGTAAAATGCACAAAGGCCGTAACCGCGGTCTGGCTGCTGGCGCGGATGTTAGCTTCGGCAGCTTCGGTCTGAAAGCTGTTGGCCGTGGTCGTCTGACTGCCCGTCAGATCGAAGCAGCACGTCGTGCTATGACCCGTGCAGTTAAGCGTCAAGGTAAGATCTGGATCCGTGTATTCCCGGACAAACCGATCACTGAAAAGCCGCTGGCAGTGCGTATGGGTAAAGGTAAAGGTAACGTGGAGTATTGGGTTGCCTTGATTCAGCCGGGTAAAGTCCTTTATGAAATGGACGGCGTACCGGAAGAGCTGGCCCGTGAAGCATTCAAGCTGGCAGCAGCGAAACTGCCGATTAAAACCACCTTTGTAACTAAGACGGTGATGTAA
- the rpmJ gene encoding 50S ribosomal protein L36, whose amino-acid sequence MKVRASVKKLCRNCKIVKRDGVIRVICSAEPKHKQRQG is encoded by the coding sequence ATGAAAGTTCGTGCTTCCGTCAAGAAATTATGCCGTAACTGCAAAATCGTTAAGCGTGATGGTGTCATCCGTGTGATTTGCAGTGCCGAGCCGAAGCATAAACAGCGCCAAGGCTGA
- the rplO gene encoding 50S ribosomal protein L15, which produces MRLNTLSPAEGSKKAGKRLGRGIGSGLGKTGGRGHKGQKSRSGGGVRRGFEGGQMPLYRRLPKFGFTSRKSAITAEVRLSDLAKVEGGIVDLNTLKAANIIGIQIEFAKVILAGEVTTPVTVRGLRVTKGARAAIEAAGGKIEE; this is translated from the coding sequence ATGCGTTTAAATACTCTGTCTCCGGCCGAAGGCTCCAAAAAGGCGGGTAAACGCCTGGGTCGTGGTATCGGTTCTGGCCTCGGTAAAACCGGTGGTCGTGGTCACAAAGGTCAGAAGTCTCGTTCTGGCGGTGGCGTACGTCGCGGTTTCGAAGGTGGTCAGATGCCTCTGTACCGTCGTCTGCCGAAATTCGGCTTCACTTCACGTAAATCAGCGATCACAGCCGAAGTTCGTCTGTCTGACCTGGCTAAAGTTGAAGGCGGTATTGTAGACCTGAATACGCTGAAAGCAGCTAACATTATCGGTATCCAGATCGAGTTCGCGAAAGTGATCCTGGCTGGTGAAGTCACTACTCCGGTAACTGTTCGTGGCCTGCGTGTTACTAAAGGCGCTCGTGCTGCTATCGAAGCTGCTGGCGGTAAAATCGAGGAATAA
- the rplN gene encoding 50S ribosomal protein L14: MIQEQTMLNVADNSGARRVMCIKVLGGSHRRYAGVGDIIKITIKEAIPRGKVKKGDVLKAVVVRTKKGVRRPDGSVIRFDGNACVILNNNSEQPIGTRIFGPVTRELRNEKFMKIISLAPEVL, from the coding sequence ATGATCCAAGAACAGACTATGCTGAACGTCGCCGACAACTCCGGTGCACGTCGCGTAATGTGTATCAAGGTTCTGGGTGGCTCGCACCGTCGCTACGCAGGCGTAGGCGACATCATCAAGATCACCATCAAAGAAGCAATTCCGCGTGGTAAGGTCAAAAAAGGTGATGTGCTGAAGGCGGTAGTGGTGCGCACCAAGAAGGGTGTTCGTCGCCCGGACGGTTCTGTCATTCGCTTCGATGGTAATGCATGCGTTATTTTAAACAATAACAGCGAGCAACCTATCGGTACGCGTATTTTTGGGCCGGTAACTCGTGAACTTCGTAACGAGAAGTTCATGAAAATTATCTCTCTGGCACCAGAAGTACTCTAA
- the rplX gene encoding 50S ribosomal protein L24, which translates to MAAKIRRDDEVIVLTGKDKGKRGKVKNVLSSGKVIVEGINLVKKHQKPVPALNQPGGIVEKEAAIQISNLAIFNAATGKADRVGFRFEDGKKVRFFKSNSETIK; encoded by the coding sequence ATGGCAGCGAAGATCCGTCGTGATGACGAAGTTATCGTGTTAACCGGTAAAGATAAAGGTAAACGCGGTAAAGTTAAGAATGTCCTGTCTTCCGGCAAGGTCATTGTTGAAGGTATCAACCTGGTTAAGAAACATCAGAAGCCGGTTCCGGCCCTGAACCAACCAGGCGGCATCGTAGAGAAAGAAGCAGCTATTCAGATCTCTAACCTTGCTATCTTCAACGCGGCAACCGGCAAGGCTGACCGTGTAGGCTTTAGATTCGAAGACGGCAAAAAAGTCCGTTTCTTCAAATCTAACAGCGAAACTATCAAGTAA
- the rpsC gene encoding 30S ribosomal protein S3: MGQKVHPNGIRLGIVKPWNSTWFANTKEFADNLDSDFKVRQYLTKELAKASVSRIVIERPAKSIRVTIHTARPGIVIGKKGEDVEKLRKVVADIAGVPAQINIAEVRKPELDAKLVADSITSQLERRVMFRRAMKRAVQNAMRLGAKGIKVEVSGRLGGAEIARTEWYREGRVPLHTLRADIDYNTSEAHTTYGVIGVKVWIFKGEILGGMAAVEQPEKPAAQPKKQQRKGRK; encoded by the coding sequence GGGTCAGAAAGTACATCCTAATGGTATTCGCCTGGGTATTGTAAAACCATGGAACTCAACCTGGTTTGCGAACACCAAAGAATTCGCTGACAACCTGGACAGCGATTTTAAAGTACGTCAGTACCTGACTAAGGAACTGGCGAAAGCGTCTGTATCTCGTATCGTTATCGAGCGTCCGGCTAAGAGCATCCGTGTGACCATTCACACTGCTCGCCCGGGTATCGTTATCGGTAAGAAAGGCGAAGACGTAGAAAAACTGCGCAAAGTCGTAGCGGATATTGCTGGCGTTCCTGCTCAGATCAATATCGCCGAAGTGCGTAAGCCTGAACTGGACGCAAAACTGGTTGCTGACAGCATCACTTCTCAGCTGGAACGTCGTGTTATGTTCCGTCGTGCTATGAAGCGTGCTGTACAGAACGCAATGCGTCTGGGCGCTAAAGGTATTAAAGTTGAAGTTAGCGGCCGTCTGGGCGGCGCGGAAATCGCACGTACCGAATGGTACCGTGAAGGTCGCGTTCCTCTGCACACTCTGCGTGCTGACATCGACTACAACACCTCTGAAGCGCACACCACTTACGGTGTAATCGGCGTTAAGGTATGGATCTTCAAAGGCGAGATCCTGGGTGGTATGGCTGCTGTTGAACAACCGGAAAAACCGGCTGCTCAACCTAAAAAGCAGCAGCGTAAAGGCCGTAAATAA
- the rplR gene encoding 50S ribosomal protein L18, translating into MDKKSARIRRATRARRKLKELGATRLVVHRTPRHIYAQVIAPNGSEVLVAASTVEKAIAEQLKYTGNKDAAAAVGKAVAERALEKGIKDVSFDRSGFQYHGRVQALADAAREAGLQF; encoded by the coding sequence ATGGATAAGAAATCTGCTCGTATCCGTCGTGCGACCCGCGCACGCCGCAAGCTCAAAGAGCTGGGCGCAACTCGCCTGGTGGTACATCGTACCCCGCGTCATATTTACGCACAGGTAATTGCACCGAACGGTTCTGAAGTTCTGGTAGCTGCTTCTACTGTAGAAAAAGCTATCGCTGAACAACTGAAGTACACCGGTAACAAAGACGCTGCAGCAGCTGTGGGTAAAGCTGTCGCCGAACGCGCTCTGGAAAAAGGCATCAAAGATGTGTCCTTTGACCGTTCCGGGTTCCAATATCATGGTCGTGTCCAGGCACTGGCAGATGCTGCCCGTGAAGCTGGCCTTCAGTTCTAA
- the rpmD gene encoding 50S ribosomal protein L30, which translates to MAKTIKITQTRSAIGRLPKHKATLLGLGLRRIGHTVEREDTPAVRGMVNAVSFMVKVEE; encoded by the coding sequence ATGGCAAAGACTATTAAAATTACTCAAACCCGCAGTGCAATCGGTCGTCTGCCGAAACACAAGGCAACGCTGCTTGGCCTGGGTCTGCGTCGTATTGGTCACACCGTAGAGCGCGAGGATACTCCTGCTGTTCGTGGTATGGTCAACGCGGTTTCCTTCATGGTTAAAGTTGAGGAGTAA
- the rpmC gene encoding 50S ribosomal protein L29 codes for MKAKELREKSVEELNTELLNLLREQFNLRMQAASGQLQQSHLLKQVRRDVARVKTLLTEKAGA; via the coding sequence ATGAAAGCAAAAGAGCTGCGTGAGAAGAGTGTTGAAGAGCTGAACACCGAGCTGCTGAACCTGCTGCGTGAGCAGTTCAACCTGCGTATGCAGGCTGCAAGTGGCCAGCTGCAACAGTCTCACCTGTTGAAGCAAGTGCGTCGTGATGTCGCACGCGTTAAGACTTTACTGACTGAGAAGGCGGGTGCGTAA
- the rplF gene encoding 50S ribosomal protein L6: MSRVAKAPVVIPAGVDVKINGQVITIKGKNGELTRTLNDAVAVNHADNALTFGPRDGYADGWAQAGTARALLNSMVVGVTEGFTKKLQLVGVGYRAAVKGNVVNLALGFSHPVDHELPAGITAECPTQTEIVLKGADKQLIGQVAADLRAYRRPEPYKGKGVRYADEVVRTKEAKKK, translated from the coding sequence ATGTCTCGTGTTGCTAAAGCACCGGTCGTTATTCCTGCCGGCGTTGATGTAAAAATCAACGGTCAGGTTATTACGATCAAAGGTAAAAACGGCGAGCTGACTCGTACTCTCAACGATGCTGTTGCAGTTAATCATGCAGATAATGCACTGACCTTCGGTCCGCGTGATGGTTACGCAGATGGATGGGCTCAGGCTGGTACCGCGCGTGCCCTGCTGAACTCAATGGTTGTCGGTGTTACCGAAGGCTTCACTAAGAAGCTGCAGCTGGTTGGTGTAGGTTATCGTGCAGCGGTCAAAGGGAATGTAGTAAACCTGGCTTTAGGTTTCTCTCATCCAGTTGATCATGAGCTGCCGGCAGGTATTACTGCAGAATGTCCGACTCAGACTGAAATCGTGCTGAAAGGCGCTGATAAACAGCTGATCGGTCAGGTTGCAGCAGATCTGCGCGCCTACCGTCGTCCTGAGCCTTACAAAGGCAAGGGTGTTCGTTACGCCGACGAAGTCGTGCGTACCAAAGAGGCTAAGAAGAAGTAA
- the rpsD gene encoding 30S ribosomal protein S4 — translation MARYLGPKLKLSRREGTDLFLKSGVRAIDTKCKIEQAPGQHGARKPRLSDYGVQLREKQKVRRIYGVLERQFRNYYKEAARLKGNTGENLLGLLEGRLDNVVYRMGFGATRAEARQLVSHKAIMVNGRVVNIASYQVSPNDVVSIREKAKKQSRVKAALELAEQREKPTWLEVDAGKMEGTFKRKPERSDLSADINEHLIVELYSK, via the coding sequence ATGGCAAGATATTTGGGTCCTAAGCTCAAGCTGAGCCGTCGTGAGGGCACTGACTTATTCCTTAAGTCTGGCGTTCGCGCGATCGATACCAAGTGTAAAATTGAACAAGCTCCTGGCCAGCACGGTGCGCGTAAACCGCGTCTGTCTGACTATGGTGTGCAGTTGCGTGAAAAGCAAAAAGTTCGCCGTATCTACGGTGTGCTGGAGCGTCAGTTCCGTAACTACTACAAAGAAGCAGCACGTCTGAAAGGCAACACCGGTGAAAACCTGTTGGGTCTGCTGGAAGGTCGTCTGGACAACGTTGTATACCGTATGGGCTTCGGTGCCACTCGTGCAGAAGCACGTCAGCTGGTCAGCCATAAAGCAATTATGGTAAACGGTCGTGTTGTTAACATCGCTTCTTATCAGGTTAGTCCGAATGACGTTGTTAGCATTCGTGAGAAAGCGAAGAAGCAGTCTCGCGTGAAAGCCGCTCTGGAGCTGGCTGAGCAGCGTGAAAAGCCAACCTGGCTGGAAGTTGATGCTGGCAAGATGGAAGGCACGTTCAAGCGTAAGCCGGAGCGTTCTGATCTGTCTGCGGACATTAACGAACACCTGATCGTCGAGCTTTACTCCAAGTAA
- the rpsK gene encoding 30S ribosomal protein S11, whose protein sequence is MAKAPIRARKRVRKQVSDGVAHIHASFNNTIVTITDRQGNALGWATAGGSGFRGSRKSTPFAAQVAAERCADAVKEYGIKNLEVMVKGPGPGRESTVRALNAAGFRITNITDVTPIPHNGCRPPKKRRV, encoded by the coding sequence ATGGCAAAGGCACCAATTCGTGCACGTAAACGTGTAAGAAAACAAGTCTCTGACGGCGTGGCTCATATCCATGCTTCTTTTAACAACACCATCGTTACCATTACTGATCGTCAGGGTAACGCACTGGGTTGGGCAACAGCCGGTGGTTCCGGTTTCCGTGGTTCTCGCAAATCCACTCCGTTTGCAGCTCAGGTTGCAGCAGAGCGTTGCGCTGACGCCGTAAAAGAATACGGTATCAAGAATCTGGAAGTTATGGTCAAAGGTCCGGGTCCAGGTCGCGAATCTACTGTTCGTGCTCTGAACGCCGCTGGTTTCCGCATCACTAATATTACTGATGTGACTCCGATCCCTCATAACGGTTGTCGTCCGCCGAAAAAACGTCGCGTATAA
- the rpsE gene encoding 30S ribosomal protein S5 has product MAHIEKQAGELQEKLIAVNRVSKTVKGGRIFSFTALTVVGDGNGRVGFGYGKAREVPAAIQKAMEKARRNMINVALNHGTLQHPVKGTHTGSRVFMQPASEGTGIIAGGAMRAVLEVAGVRNVLAKAYGSTNPINVVRATIDGLENMKSPEMVAAKRGKSVEEILGK; this is encoded by the coding sequence ATGGCTCACATCGAAAAACAAGCTGGCGAACTGCAGGAAAAGCTGATCGCGGTAAACCGCGTATCTAAAACCGTAAAAGGTGGTCGTATTTTCTCCTTCACAGCTCTGACTGTAGTTGGCGATGGTAACGGTCGCGTTGGTTTTGGTTACGGTAAAGCGCGTGAAGTTCCAGCAGCGATCCAGAAAGCGATGGAAAAAGCCCGTCGCAATATGATTAACGTCGCGCTGAACCACGGCACCCTGCAGCACCCGGTTAAGGGTACTCACACGGGTTCTCGTGTATTCATGCAGCCGGCTTCCGAAGGTACCGGTATCATCGCCGGTGGTGCAATGCGCGCCGTTCTGGAAGTCGCTGGAGTTCGTAACGTTCTGGCTAAAGCGTATGGTTCCACCAACCCGATTAACGTGGTTCGTGCAACTATCGATGGTCTGGAAAATATGAAATCTCCGGAAATGGTCGCTGCCAAGCGTGGTAAATCCGTTGAAGAAATTCTGGGGAAATAA